One window of Psychrobacillus sp. FSL H8-0483 genomic DNA carries:
- a CDS encoding DegV family protein encodes MKLFADSASDLPKSFFEAHDVELVPLKVHIDENEYDDIVGIDSKEVYAAIRAGKQPKTSQASPELFLRLFEDLAKSGEEGLYIALSSALSGTYSTAVMMREQLLETYPELKLTIIDSKCASLGIGLLVKEAVKLKDEGLDLPTIEEKIRFNAEHMEHLFTVEDLDYLARGGRVSKASAFIGGLLNIKPLLHVEDGKLVPIEKIRGRKKVIKRMMDMMEERGSQLNEQIIAISHSDDEATALEMKKVIEERFQPKGIEIHLIGSTVGAHVGPGTMALFFLNKLS; translated from the coding sequence ATGAAATTATTCGCTGATAGTGCTAGTGACTTACCAAAATCTTTCTTTGAAGCACATGATGTTGAATTAGTACCACTTAAAGTTCATATTGACGAAAACGAGTATGATGATATTGTTGGTATTGATTCAAAAGAAGTATACGCAGCAATACGAGCTGGCAAACAACCAAAAACCTCACAAGCATCTCCAGAACTTTTTTTAAGACTGTTTGAGGACCTTGCAAAATCAGGAGAAGAAGGTTTGTACATTGCACTCTCTTCTGCACTTTCCGGAACATATAGTACCGCTGTCATGATGCGCGAGCAGCTGCTTGAAACATATCCCGAACTAAAATTAACGATCATTGATTCGAAATGTGCATCACTAGGGATTGGGCTTCTCGTAAAAGAAGCAGTAAAGTTAAAAGACGAAGGTTTAGACTTACCAACTATTGAAGAAAAAATACGATTTAATGCCGAGCATATGGAGCACCTATTCACGGTGGAAGACTTAGATTATCTGGCTCGTGGTGGAAGAGTTTCTAAAGCAAGTGCATTTATTGGTGGATTACTAAATATTAAACCACTTTTACATGTAGAAGATGGAAAACTAGTTCCAATTGAAAAAATTCGAGGTCGCAAAAAAGTAATTAAACGAATGATGGATATGATGGAGGAACGAGGAAGTCAATTAAATGAACAAATAATCGCAATAAGTCATAGCGATGATGAAGCGACGGCGCTTGAAATGAAAAAAGTAATCGAAGAACGTTTTCAACCAAAGGGTATAGAAATACATCTGATCGGTTCGACTGTAGGGGCACATGTAGGTCCAGGAACTATGGCATTATTCTTTTTAAATAAGCTCTCATAA